In one Hypomesus transpacificus isolate Combined female chromosome 18, fHypTra1, whole genome shotgun sequence genomic region, the following are encoded:
- the ano11 gene encoding anoctamin-7 yields MLRKTSERIMSDREVLLDLDYAGELQPMDCYGSLHNGGFIPQRYLSTAATGDRLEEDDNDDPIYIHCDARTSQPAPPVGNYFRDGRTKIDFVLVWELRSRKKRRSKGRGAGAGGDEVGAEEESRSEKHHAQLARWRDKFTQNLWTAGLLVEKEVTSSEKKTIHYLKLNAPWEVLLYYAEELCLRAPLQAQPNPDFNSSARVLRKLCIPNIMEQSVPNRPLDYYTCAFRKSKMEKFLGCEKRDTYFTNTQRHRIVYEILSRTLYGKRKRAEVGVARLLNEGAFTAAFPLHEGPFELPDYEVRPDELNQRQVLFHYWARWSRWYKYQPLDHIREYFGEKIALYFAWLGFYTAWLLPAAVVGTFVFVSGVMSMGSNTPAKEICSSGSSFLMCPLCEKCQAWNMSDICPMAKMGYLFDHPGTVFFSVFMSFWAVTFLEYWKRKMATLAHHWDCMDFHEEEERPRPEFAAMAPAMEHNPVTGVKEPYFPEKARLSRMLTGSMVIVVMLCVVMIFLVTVIMYRGIISVKMYDTGSAVLRTQAGNIANISGSMVNLALILLMGQVYTALAEQLTKWEMHRTQTQYEDAFTFKVFVFQFVNFYSSPFYVAFFKGRFVGFPGHYGTLFGMRNEDCGPGGCLIELAEQLFIIMVGKQLISNVQEFVIPKVKAWRQKRALDKVRGPRLSQESRRWEEDYQLVECEGLFEEYLEIVLQFGFITIFVAAFPLAPLFALLNNWAEVRLDAHKFVCEYRRPVAERAQNIGVWFNILEALSHLSVIVNAFLIAFTSDFLPRLLYQYRFDNNLTGYVNFTLAYAPPSYTNHSMCRYKAFRDNNGSYTLVYWELLAVRLGFIIAFEHVVFFVLRAIDWMVPDVPESLELQIKRERYLAKQALADNQLLQATRPLAT; encoded by the exons CTCTCTACTGCGGCCACAGGtgacagactggaggaggacgaTAATGATGACCCCATCTACATCCACTGTGACGCCAgaaccagccaaccagcacCCCCCGTTGGGAACTACTTCAGAGACGGAAGAACCAAAATAG ATTTTGTGTTGGTGTGGGAGCTGCGTTCCCGGAAAAAGCGTCGCTCcaaagggaggggggcgggggca GGCGGGGACGAGGTGGgcgctgaggaggagagcaggtccGAGAAGCACCATGCCCAGCTAGCTCGCTGGAGGGACAAATTCACCCAGAATCTATGGACTGCCGGCTTACTGGTGGAGAAG GAGGTGACATCAAGTGAAAAGAAGACCATCCATTATCTGAAACTCAACGCTCCCTGGGAGGTTCTGCTGTACTATGCGGAGGAGCTTTGCCTTAGAGCGCCACTACAG GCCCAGCCGAACCCTGACTTCAACTCATCTGCTCGGGTTCTGAGGAAACTGTGCATTCCGAACATCATGGAGCAGTCGGTTCCCAACAGACCCCTTGACTACTACACGTGTGCCTTCCGAAAGTCCAAGATGGAGAA GTTTTTAGGCTGTGAAAAACGTGACACctatttcacaaacacacagagacaccgtATT GTGTATGAGATTCTGTCGAGGACCTTGTATGGCAAGAGGAAGCGTGCGGAGGTGGGCGTGGCCCGACTGCTCAACGAGGGGGCATTCACCGCGGCCTTTCCCCTGCACGAG GGTCCCTTCGAGCTCCCAGACTACGAGGTGCGTCCAGACGAGCTGAACCAGAGGCAGGTTCTGTTCCACTACTGGGCCCGTTGGTCCAGGTGGTACAAGTACCAGCCCCTGGACCACATCAGAGAGTACTTCGGAGAGAAGATAGCTTTGTACTTTGCTTGGCTGG GCTTCTACACCGCCTGGCTGCTGCCCGCCGCTGTGGTGGGCACCTTCGTCTTCGTGTCTGGGGTCATGTCCATGGGGAGCAACACCCCTGC CAAGGAGATCTGCTCCAGTGGCTCCAGCTTCCTGATGTGTCCTCTCTGTGAGAAGTGCCAGGCTTGGAACATGTCCGACATCTGCCCCATGGCCAAG aTGGGCTACCTGTTCGATCACCCTGGTACAGTGTTCTTCAGCGTCTTCATGTCCTTCTGGGCCGTCACCTTCCTGGAGTACTGGAAACGCAAGATGGCCACCCTGGCTCACCACTGGGACTGTATGGATTTCCacgaggaggag GAGCGTCCGAGGCCAGAGTTTGCAGCCATGGCCCCTGCCATGGAGCACAACCCAGTGACGGGCGTGAAGGAGCCCTACTTCCCTGAGAAGGCCCGCCTCTCCCGCATGCTCACTGGCTCCATGGTCATCGTCGTCATG CTGTGCGTGGTGATGATCTTCCTGGTAACAGTCATCATGTACCGCGGCATCATCAGCGTCAAGATGTACGACACGGGCAGCGCTGTCTTGCGCACTCAG GCAGGCAACATTGCCAACATCTCGGGCAGCATGGTGAATCTGGCCCTGATCCTGCTGATGGGGCAGGTATATACAGCATTAGCAGAGCAGCTCACCAAATGGG AGATGCACAGAACCCAGACCCAGTATGAAGACGCCTTCACGTTCAAGGTGTTTGTGTTCCAGTTTGTCAACTTCTACTCCTCTCCCTTCTATGTGGCCTTCTTCAAgggaag GTTTGTGGGGTTCCCGGGTCATTATGGAACTCTGTTCGGGATGAGGAATGAGGAT tgtGGCCCCGGCGGTTGTCTCATTGAGCTTGCTGAACAGCTCTTCATCATCATGGTGGGGAAACAGCTCATCAGCAATGTTCAGGAGTTTGTCATCCC gaagGTGAAGGCGTGGAGACAGAAGCGGGCCCTGGACAAGGTGAGGGGCCCGCGGCTCTCCCAGGAGTCTCGGCGTTGGGAGGAGGACTACCAGCTGGTGGAGTGTGAGGGGCTGTTTGAGGAGTACCTGGAGATTG TGCTCCAGTTTGGCTTCATCACCATCTTCGTGGCAGCGTTCCCTCTGGCTCCGCTCTTCGCCCTCCTCAACAACTGGGCTGAGGTTCGCCTGGACGCTCacaagtttgtgtgtgagtaccGCAGGCCGGTGGCGGAGCGCGCCCAGAACATAGGAGTGTGGTTCAACATCCTGGAAGCCCTGTCGCACCTGTCGGTCATCGTCAAT GCTTTCTTGATTGCCTTCACGTCCGATTTCCTACCTCGACTGCTGTACCAGTACAGGTTTGACAACAATCTGACTGGATACGTTAACTTCACCCTGGCCTACGCACCACCAAGCTACACAAACCACTCCATGTGCAG GTACAAAGCTTTCAGGGACAATAATGGAAGCTACACCCTGGTTTACTGGGAACTACTGGCAGTGAGGCTGGGCTTCATAATCGCTTTTGAG catGTGGTGTTCTTCGTCCTGCGAGCGATAGACTGGATGGTCCCTGACGTTCCCGAGTCTCTGgagctgcagatcaagagggagCGCTACCTGGCCAAGCAGGCGCTGGCCGACAACCAGCTGCTG CAAGCGACGCGTCCTTTGGCAACATGA